In Bradysia coprophila strain Holo2 unplaced genomic scaffold, BU_Bcop_v1 contig_350, whole genome shotgun sequence, a genomic segment contains:
- the LOC119080620 gene encoding protein OSCP1, translating into MSKGNLFLVLNLGCEMLYVIDQRLKAQRITLEKSAQVLRDLTCVLLDPKFLAQFLHQHPDEHLLTPHQIRILLSDIACCSLMRLDINSMDKLWDLMVMVFKWQLTVSSNDPQRLVDITFRHMDGVGRLIPETRKTMLIDCGKRLIIEYWDEITDKNVVVQSVAQFLQPFNVKISILIRLGFQRTDSTFETNIGDREHFQYYVNNVGENIYAKHAYSVVRSMVDRTQKEKPAENSREIDSLVEQLNINRNSTTVESDDSRCGHILDDVSFNFMNENCAENSHQSATAIDEKSEFVRVERSVTANLESIMEQFRLESKEHPDKAAQSIDVTEELLKMLDEN; encoded by the exons ATGTCgaaaggaaatttatttttggtccTAAACTTAGGCTGTGAAATGTTGTACGTAATCGATCAACGGCTGAAGGCCCAACGAATAACGTTGGAAAAATCAGCTCAAG TTCTGCGTGACCTCACGTGTGTCCTTCTTGATCCGAAATTTTTGGCCCAATTTCTGCACCAACATCCTGACGAACATTTACTTACACCGCATCAGATACGTATATTGTTGAGTGACATTGCCTGTTGTTCCTTGATGCGATTAGACATCAACTCGATGGACAAATTGTGGGATTTGATGGTGATGGTGTTCAAGTGGCAGTTGACCGTTTCATCAAATGATCCTCAGCGCTTGGTGGACATAACATTCAGACATATGGACGGAGTGGGACGACTGATACCGGAAACTCGTAAAACAATGTTGATTGACTGCGGCAAACGACTAATCATCGAGTATTGGGATGAAATAACCGACAAAAATGTCGTCGTGCAAAGCGTAGCGCAATTCTTGCAACCGTTTAACgttaaaatatcgattttaatTCGGTTGGGCTTTCAACGCACCGACTCCACATTTGAAACGAATATCGGTGACCGAGAACACTTCCAGTACTACGTGAACAAtgttggtgaaaatatttatgcgAAGCACGCCTATTCTGTCGTTCGCAGTATGGTTGATCGAactcaaaaagaaaaaccggCTGAGAACAGCAGAGAAATCGATTCTTTAGTCGAACAATTGAATATAAACCGGAATAGCACTACGGTCGAATCGGATGATAGTCGGTGCGGTCACATACTGGACGATGTTAGcttcaattttatgaatgaaaattgtgcGGAAAATTCTCATCAAAGTGCGACTGCAATCGATGAAAAGTCCGAGTTCGTTCGAGTGGAAAGAAGCGTAACGGCTAATTTGGAGAGTATCATGGAACAGTTTCGACTAGAAAGTAAAGAGCACCCGGACAAGGCTGCCCAGTCAATTGATGTTACCGAAGAGTTGTTGAAAATGTTGGATGAAAATTAG